Proteins from a genomic interval of Kitasatospora herbaricolor:
- the paaD gene encoding 1,2-phenylacetyl-CoA epoxidase subunit PaaD, which translates to MVTAPATAWDVAAAVPDPELPMLTLAELGVLAEVETEGRAVTAWLTPTYSGCPAIAEMAADVDARLRAAGYPEVRVRLRLDPPWSTDRITEEGRRKLAEAGIAPPGPAGPPLLRLGPTRHRAVTCPQCGGTDTEELSRFGSTACKALWRCRDCREPFERIKEI; encoded by the coding sequence ATGGTGACGGCCCCGGCCACCGCCTGGGACGTCGCCGCGGCCGTCCCCGACCCCGAGCTGCCGATGCTGACCCTGGCCGAACTGGGCGTACTGGCCGAGGTGGAGACCGAAGGCCGGGCCGTCACGGCCTGGCTGACCCCGACCTACTCGGGCTGCCCGGCGATCGCCGAGATGGCCGCCGACGTGGACGCCCGGCTGCGGGCGGCCGGCTACCCGGAGGTCCGGGTCCGGCTGCGGCTGGACCCGCCGTGGTCCACCGACCGGATCACCGAGGAAGGCCGCCGCAAGCTCGCCGAGGCCGGCATCGCCCCGCCGGGGCCGGCCGGCCCGCCGCTGCTGCGGCTCGGGCCGACCAGGCACCGGGCGGTCACCTGCCCGCAGTGCGGCGGCACCGACACCGAGGAGCTGTCCCGCTTCGGCTCCACGGCCTGCAAGGCGCTCTGGCGCTGCCGCGACTGCCGTGAGCCCTTCGAACGCATCAAGGAGATCTGA
- a CDS encoding NAD(P)-binding domain-containing protein, which translates to MGVNVYGATVVGGAGAATRTVDVDVVVIGAGQAGLSAAYHLRRRGFAPVTARPGDLPAGAGTGDGGGFVVLDADGAPGGAWAHRSPSLRMATVHGFHDLPDFELPPPDPDAPAREVVPGYFAAYEARHALPVVRPVRVHAVRTLPDSRLLVETDAGHWTARALINATGTWTRPFLPHYPGRFGGRQLHYADYRGPEEFAGRRVLVVGGGASAIQVLSEVAAIAETVWVTRTPPVYRDGPFSPEAGRAAVAMVEERVRQGLPVRSVVSVTGLGPSVAYRRARELGALDRRPMFDRLTEHGVAWGEEELAVDAIVWATGFRPEVGHLAPLGLRGPGGGIRMDGTRATDDPRIHLVGYGPSASTVGANRAGRAAVNGIVRLLGDPARRPAAAVPAQRS; encoded by the coding sequence ATGGGCGTGAATGTTTACGGGGCAACTGTTGTCGGCGGTGCCGGGGCCGCCACCCGCACGGTCGACGTCGACGTGGTCGTGATCGGTGCCGGGCAGGCCGGCCTGTCCGCCGCCTACCACCTGCGCCGACGCGGCTTCGCCCCGGTCACGGCCCGCCCGGGCGACCTGCCGGCCGGAGCGGGCACCGGGGACGGCGGCGGCTTCGTGGTGCTGGACGCCGACGGGGCACCCGGCGGCGCCTGGGCGCACCGCTCCCCCTCGCTGCGGATGGCCACCGTGCACGGCTTCCACGACCTCCCCGACTTCGAACTCCCCCCGCCGGACCCGGACGCCCCGGCGCGCGAGGTGGTGCCGGGTTACTTCGCGGCGTACGAGGCCCGGCACGCGCTGCCGGTTGTGCGCCCGGTGCGCGTCCACGCCGTCCGCACGCTGCCCGACTCCCGGCTGCTGGTGGAGACCGACGCCGGCCACTGGACCGCCCGGGCGCTGATCAACGCGACCGGTACCTGGACCAGGCCCTTCCTGCCGCACTACCCAGGCCGGTTCGGCGGGCGGCAGCTGCACTACGCCGACTACCGGGGCCCGGAGGAGTTCGCCGGGCGCCGTGTGCTGGTGGTCGGCGGCGGCGCGTCCGCGATCCAGGTGCTCTCGGAGGTCGCGGCGATCGCCGAGACGGTCTGGGTGACCCGCACCCCGCCGGTCTACCGCGACGGCCCGTTCAGCCCTGAGGCCGGGCGGGCGGCTGTGGCCATGGTGGAGGAGCGGGTCCGGCAGGGGCTGCCGGTGCGCAGCGTGGTCAGCGTGACCGGGCTCGGCCCGTCCGTCGCGTACCGGCGGGCCCGGGAGCTGGGCGCGCTGGACCGCCGGCCGATGTTCGACCGGCTGACCGAGCACGGCGTCGCCTGGGGCGAGGAGGAACTGGCGGTGGACGCGATCGTCTGGGCCACCGGGTTCCGGCCCGAGGTCGGGCACCTGGCGCCGCTGGGGCTGCGCGGCCCGGGTGGCGGCATCCGGATGGACGGCACCCGGGCCACCGACGACCCGCGGATCCACCTGGTCGGGTACGGGCCGTCGGCCAGCACCGTCGGCGCCAACCGGGCCGGGCGGGCGGCGGTCAACGGGATCGTCCGGCTGCTCGGCGACCCGGCTCGCCGCCCGGCCGCCGCCGTACCGGCTCAGCGGTCGTAG
- a CDS encoding aldo/keto reductase: MPTRTLGTTGPVTSALGLGCMGMSDLYGPADEAESIATVHAALDAGVTLLDTGDFYGMGHNELLIHEALRGRDRDSVQISVKFGAQRGPDGSWLGYDASPAATKTALAYTLRRLRTDHIDIYRPARLDPRVPVEETVGAIADLVKAGYVRHIGLSEVGAETLRRAAAVHPVSDLQIEYSLLSRSIETEILPTARELGIGVTAYGVLSRGLLSGHWKDTRDLSGTDFRGFSPRFQGENLTHNLRLVSALREIADAKGASVAQVAIAWVASRGEDIVPLVGARRRDRLAEALGSLEVALDAAELAAVEAAVPAGSAAGDRYAAAQMADLDSEQ; this comes from the coding sequence ATGCCCACCCGCACCCTCGGCACCACCGGCCCCGTCACCTCCGCCCTCGGCCTCGGCTGCATGGGCATGTCCGACCTCTACGGCCCCGCCGACGAGGCCGAGAGCATCGCGACCGTCCACGCCGCCCTCGACGCGGGCGTCACCCTGCTCGACACCGGTGACTTCTACGGCATGGGCCACAACGAACTGCTCATCCACGAGGCGCTGCGCGGACGCGACCGCGACTCGGTGCAGATCAGCGTGAAGTTCGGCGCACAGCGCGGCCCGGACGGCAGCTGGCTCGGCTACGACGCGAGCCCGGCGGCGACGAAGACCGCGCTCGCCTACACCCTGCGCCGGCTGCGCACCGACCACATCGACATCTACCGCCCCGCCCGCCTCGACCCGCGGGTCCCGGTGGAGGAGACCGTCGGCGCGATCGCCGACCTGGTGAAGGCCGGCTACGTCCGCCACATCGGGCTCTCCGAGGTGGGCGCCGAGACCCTGCGCCGGGCCGCGGCCGTGCACCCTGTCAGCGACCTGCAGATCGAGTACTCCCTGCTGTCCCGGTCGATCGAGACCGAGATCCTGCCGACCGCCCGCGAACTCGGCATCGGCGTCACCGCCTACGGCGTGCTCTCCCGCGGCCTGCTCAGCGGCCACTGGAAGGACACCCGCGACCTGTCCGGCACCGACTTCCGCGGCTTCAGCCCGCGCTTCCAGGGCGAGAACCTGACCCACAACCTGCGGCTGGTCAGCGCACTGCGGGAGATCGCGGACGCCAAGGGCGCGAGCGTGGCACAGGTCGCCATCGCCTGGGTCGCCTCGCGGGGAGAGGACATCGTGCCGCTGGTCGGCGCCCGCCGCCGGGACCGCCTGGCCGAGGCCCTCGGCTCGCTGGAGGTCGCGCTCGACGCCGCCGAGCTGGCGGCGGTGGAAGCCGCCGTCCCGGCCGGGTCCGCCGCCGGGGACAGGTACGCTGCGGCTCAGATGGCCGACCTCGACAGCGAGCAGTGA
- a CDS encoding M20/M25/M40 family metallo-hydrolase, translating into MAVSTASTTFTAPTAPVTPTAPVTPTASVTPTASVTPGFSLQGEADGQAMATAALPGLPRALSARARTLAGAVRRRCADLARMESPSGDAPRLDALAEELVAGFEATGAVARREPGPAGDHLVLTWAGEDESLAHLLVVGHHDTVWPAGTLADWPVTEQDGLLSGPGVLDMKAGLALLEGAFALLADLGRRPHRPVRLVVVSDEEVGSPDGKRLVERQLPGAAAVLGLEPPHPDGRLKTARRGSTRVLLTVTGREAHAGLNAAEGTSAVDELVDQLVAVRGLACQPGTELNTGRISGGSRANVIAGRAEAELGLRFATPEAQRRTLDHLAQLTALRPGARVRTEVLSSRPAWPERSGNPLLRHVRSLAAALGQQVDGAPAGGAGDTNIAGARGLPTLDGLGAVGAGPHARHEHIRVDQLAPRIALLAALLAVPLPRLRERPKG; encoded by the coding sequence GTGGCCGTCTCCACCGCCTCCACCACCTTTACCGCCCCCACCGCCCCCGTCACCCCCACCGCCCCCGTCACCCCCACCGCCTCCGTCACCCCCACCGCCTCCGTCACCCCCGGCTTCTCACTCCAGGGCGAGGCGGACGGTCAGGCGATGGCCACCGCCGCGCTGCCCGGCCTGCCGCGGGCGCTCAGTGCGCGGGCCCGCACGCTCGCCGGTGCCGTCCGGCGCCGGTGTGCGGACCTGGCCCGGATGGAGTCGCCGAGCGGTGACGCGCCCCGGCTGGACGCGCTGGCCGAGGAACTGGTGGCGGGCTTCGAGGCCACCGGTGCGGTGGCCCGGCGTGAACCCGGCCCGGCCGGTGACCACCTGGTACTGACCTGGGCGGGCGAGGACGAGAGCCTGGCCCACCTGCTGGTGGTCGGCCACCACGACACCGTCTGGCCGGCCGGGACGCTCGCCGACTGGCCGGTCACCGAGCAGGACGGCCTGCTGAGTGGTCCTGGTGTGCTCGACATGAAGGCCGGACTCGCCCTCCTGGAGGGTGCCTTCGCCCTGCTGGCCGACCTGGGCCGGCGTCCGCACCGCCCGGTGCGGCTGGTGGTGGTCTCCGACGAGGAGGTCGGCAGTCCGGACGGCAAGCGTCTGGTGGAGCGTCAACTCCCCGGTGCGGCAGCCGTCCTGGGGCTGGAGCCGCCGCATCCGGACGGCCGGCTGAAGACCGCCCGGCGGGGCAGTACCCGGGTGCTGCTGACGGTCACCGGGCGGGAGGCGCACGCCGGGCTCAACGCGGCGGAGGGCACCTCGGCGGTGGACGAGCTCGTCGACCAGCTGGTCGCGGTCCGTGGGCTGGCCTGCCAGCCCGGGACCGAGCTGAACACCGGCCGGATCAGCGGCGGGTCGCGGGCCAACGTGATCGCCGGCCGGGCGGAGGCCGAACTCGGTCTACGCTTCGCGACCCCCGAGGCCCAGCGCCGCACGCTCGACCACCTCGCCCAGCTGACCGCGCTGCGGCCCGGGGCCCGGGTGCGGACGGAGGTGCTGTCCAGCCGCCCGGCCTGGCCCGAGCGTTCGGGCAACCCGCTGCTGCGCCACGTGCGTTCGCTGGCGGCGGCGCTCGGCCAGCAGGTGGACGGCGCGCCGGCCGGCGGCGCCGGTGACACCAACATCGCGGGTGCGCGCGGCCTGCCGACGCTGGACGGCCTGGGCGCGGTCGGCGCCGGCCCGCACGCCCGGCACGAGCACATCCGGGTGGACCAGCTGGCACCCCGGATCGCCCTGCTGGCAGCCCTGTTGGCCGTCCCGCTGCCACGCCTCCGGGAGCGGCCGAAGGGCTAG
- the paaC gene encoding 1,2-phenylacetyl-CoA epoxidase subunit PaaC, with protein sequence MTDHHVMPGHHGAGDDHVYLTLSEAGPELDGEARWAYGTGFSDPLLGVDTTVPEGLDGADLAAYCLMLGDDALVLAQRLTEWCTRAPELEEEVALANLGLDLLGQARLLLTRAGQADGTGRGEDELAYWREEHEFRNVRLVEAPNGDFAHSVARLLLFATARKALYELLAGHPDPVLAAVAARGVLELAYHQEYATAWTLRLGDGTPYSAARMQAGLDAVWPLLDELFTPHPVELRIGADPSALREPVLRTLAAVLAEAGLTVPEARPLAFVGGRAGRDGVHTEALGPLLAEFQVVARAHPGATW encoded by the coding sequence ATGACCGACCACCACGTGATGCCCGGCCACCACGGGGCGGGCGACGACCACGTCTACCTGACCCTCAGCGAGGCCGGTCCGGAACTCGACGGCGAGGCCCGGTGGGCGTACGGCACCGGCTTCTCCGACCCGCTGCTGGGCGTGGACACCACCGTGCCGGAGGGCCTGGACGGCGCCGACCTGGCCGCCTACTGCCTGATGCTCGGCGACGACGCGCTGGTGCTGGCCCAGCGGCTGACCGAGTGGTGCACCCGGGCGCCCGAGCTGGAGGAGGAGGTGGCGCTGGCCAACCTCGGCCTCGACCTGCTCGGCCAGGCCCGGCTGCTGCTCACCCGGGCCGGCCAGGCCGACGGCACCGGCCGCGGCGAGGACGAGCTGGCGTACTGGCGGGAGGAGCACGAGTTCCGCAACGTCCGCCTGGTCGAGGCGCCGAACGGGGACTTCGCCCACTCGGTCGCCCGGCTGCTGCTCTTCGCCACCGCCCGCAAGGCGCTGTACGAACTGCTGGCCGGCCACCCCGACCCGGTGCTCGCCGCGGTGGCGGCGCGCGGCGTGCTGGAGCTGGCCTACCACCAGGAGTACGCCACCGCCTGGACGCTGCGGCTCGGCGACGGCACCCCGTACTCGGCGGCCCGGATGCAGGCCGGCCTGGACGCCGTCTGGCCGCTGCTGGACGAACTGTTCACCCCGCACCCGGTGGAGCTGCGGATCGGAGCCGACCCGTCCGCGCTGCGGGAGCCCGTGCTGCGCACCCTCGCCGCGGTGCTCGCCGAGGCGGGCCTCACCGTGCCCGAGGCCCGGCCGCTGGCCTTCGTCGGCGGACGCGCGGGGCGGGACGGCGTGCACACCGAGGCGCTCGGGCCGCTGCTGGCGGAGTTCCAGGTGGTGGCCAGGGCGCATCCGGGTGCGACATGGTGA
- the paaB gene encoding 1,2-phenylacetyl-CoA epoxidase subunit PaaB gives MNGIRAGWPLYEVFVRPRRGLNHVHVGSLHASDDRMALLSARDLYTRRNEGVSLWVVRSDAITASAPDEQDPFFVPGGDKVYRHPTFYDIPEDVPHI, from the coding sequence ATGAACGGGATCCGGGCCGGCTGGCCGCTGTACGAGGTGTTCGTCCGCCCCCGGCGGGGCCTGAACCACGTCCACGTCGGCTCGCTGCACGCGTCCGACGACCGGATGGCGCTGCTCTCCGCCCGCGACCTGTACACCCGCCGCAACGAGGGCGTCAGCCTCTGGGTGGTCCGCTCGGACGCGATCACCGCCTCCGCCCCGGACGAGCAGGACCCGTTCTTCGTGCCCGGCGGCGACAAGGTCTACCGCCACCCGACCTTCTACGACATCCCCGAGGACGTCCCGCACATCTGA
- a CDS encoding GNAT family N-acetyltransferase, translating into MAVAVRDNAEQGRFEAWAGSTLAGFAEYIRNDRLVVYPHTVVEPAFEGRGIGGELARTALDDARARGLPVLATCPFIKAWMLRHPEYVELAYESGSQVTD; encoded by the coding sequence ATGGCGGTCGCGGTCCGCGACAACGCGGAGCAGGGCAGGTTCGAGGCCTGGGCGGGGAGCACGCTCGCCGGGTTCGCCGAGTACATCCGCAACGACCGGCTGGTGGTGTACCCGCACACCGTGGTGGAGCCGGCCTTCGAGGGCCGGGGAATCGGCGGCGAACTGGCCCGCACAGCCCTGGACGACGCCCGGGCACGGGGGCTGCCGGTACTGGCCACCTGCCCGTTCATCAAGGCGTGGATGCTCCGGCACCCCGAGTACGTGGAGCTTGCGTACGAGAGCGGGAGCCAGGTGACCGACTGA
- the paaE gene encoding 1,2-phenylacetyl-CoA epoxidase subunit PaaE, translating into MTARRPVFHPLRIALVEQLCEDAVAVTFDVPDALAEEFAFRPGQTLTLRLVLGGVDERRSYSICAPAGGPLRIAVREVPGGLFSRRLVREARAGDEIEVLPPGGLFSPETDVPGEHVLVAAGSGITPMLSIAGSVLAADRTSQVTLLYGNRRSDTVMFADELADLKDRYLGRFQLLHVLSRETRDAELLTGRLDPERVGALLNALVDVPEVDHWWLCGPFGMVTGAKELLAGLGVPAERVHQELFHADDEPVADRPEAPVDGESSEVTVVLDGRGSTLALPRDRSILDGAQRSRPDLPFACKGGVCGTCRALVTEGEVEMRRNFALEEKELAEGYVLTCQARPVTDRVTVDYDR; encoded by the coding sequence ATGACCGCCCGCCGACCGGTCTTCCACCCGCTGCGGATCGCCCTGGTGGAGCAGCTCTGCGAGGACGCCGTGGCGGTCACCTTCGACGTCCCGGACGCGCTCGCCGAGGAGTTCGCGTTCCGTCCCGGCCAGACGCTGACCCTGCGCCTGGTGCTGGGCGGCGTCGACGAGCGCCGCTCGTACTCGATCTGCGCCCCGGCCGGCGGCCCGCTGCGGATCGCCGTCCGTGAGGTGCCCGGCGGGCTGTTCTCCCGGCGGCTGGTCCGCGAGGCCCGCGCGGGTGACGAGATCGAGGTGCTGCCGCCGGGCGGCCTGTTCAGCCCGGAGACCGACGTTCCCGGCGAGCACGTGCTGGTCGCGGCGGGCTCCGGCATCACCCCGATGCTGTCGATCGCCGGCTCGGTGCTGGCCGCCGACCGGACGTCCCAGGTCACCCTGCTGTACGGGAACCGGCGCAGCGACACCGTGATGTTCGCCGACGAGCTCGCCGATCTCAAGGACCGCTACCTCGGCCGGTTCCAGCTGCTGCACGTGCTCTCCCGGGAGACCCGCGACGCGGAACTGCTCACCGGGCGGCTGGACCCCGAGCGGGTCGGCGCGCTGCTGAACGCCCTGGTGGACGTCCCCGAGGTGGACCACTGGTGGCTCTGCGGCCCGTTCGGCATGGTGACCGGGGCGAAGGAGCTGCTGGCCGGGCTCGGCGTGCCGGCCGAGCGGGTGCACCAGGAGCTGTTCCACGCGGACGACGAGCCCGTCGCGGATCGCCCCGAGGCGCCGGTCGACGGTGAATCGAGCGAGGTCACCGTGGTGCTCGACGGGCGGGGCAGCACCCTGGCGCTGCCGCGCGACCGCTCGATCCTGGACGGCGCCCAGCGCTCCCGGCCGGACCTGCCGTTCGCCTGCAAGGGCGGCGTCTGCGGCACCTGCCGCGCCCTGGTGACCGAGGGCGAGGTCGAGATGCGGCGGAACTTCGCGCTGGAGGAGAAGGAGCTGGCCGAGGGCTACGTGCTGACCTGCCAGGCCAGGCCGGTGACGGACCGGGTGACGGTCGACTACGACCGCTGA
- a CDS encoding TetR family transcriptional regulator yields MTTDNALTPEQILSAAEDVLRRFGPAKATVVDIARALGVSHGSVYRHFPSKAALRESVTQRWLDQAHDQLATITVERGPAVERLHRWLATLFAAKRKKALDDPELFATYMTLVGEASDTVEAHIETLTGQIASILQDGIHQGAFTPSHAGNAARAVFHATARFHDPEYAGQWSAPRIEEDFEAVWSLLLNGLRSH; encoded by the coding sequence GTGACCACGGACAACGCACTCACTCCCGAGCAGATCCTGAGCGCGGCGGAGGACGTCCTCCGGCGGTTCGGCCCGGCGAAGGCCACCGTCGTGGACATCGCCCGCGCGCTGGGCGTCAGCCACGGGAGCGTGTACCGCCACTTCCCGAGCAAGGCGGCGCTGCGCGAGTCCGTGACCCAGCGCTGGCTGGACCAGGCGCACGACCAGCTGGCCACCATCACCGTCGAGCGCGGTCCGGCCGTGGAGCGCCTGCACCGCTGGCTGGCGACGCTCTTCGCCGCGAAGCGCAAGAAGGCGCTGGACGACCCCGAGCTGTTCGCCACCTACATGACCCTGGTCGGCGAGGCCAGCGACACCGTCGAGGCGCACATCGAGACGCTCACCGGCCAGATCGCCTCGATCCTCCAGGACGGCATCCACCAGGGGGCGTTCACACCGTCCCACGCCGGGAACGCGGCCCGGGCGGTGTTCCACGCGACGGCACGCTTCCACGACCCCGAGTACGCGGGCCAGTGGTCCGCCCCGAGGATCGAGGAGGACTTCGAGGCCGTCTGGTCGCTCCTGCTGAACGGCCTG
- a CDS encoding aminoacyl-tRNA hydrolase, with the protein MTTPFDAPSPEDAPAGRDANPQYVLPLVVRMERSEPPGRTDALETSARAVLTLLDDPRVTDPDGEWAALVVAWTDGRIRKVVRRARGGEWRKAGELPGITVTGAEAEVRVFPPVPLDGWPKELAKLQVSGTDLEETTPPAAPEPGLPVLWLNPELEMSAGKTMAQTGHAAQLAWWRLDEAQRKEWAGNGFALAVRTATPQAWAELTASGLPLVQDAGFTEIAPGSSTVVADHPALREG; encoded by the coding sequence GTGACCACACCGTTCGACGCCCCCAGCCCCGAAGACGCGCCCGCCGGGCGCGACGCCAACCCCCAGTACGTGCTGCCGCTCGTCGTCCGGATGGAGCGGTCCGAACCGCCCGGCCGCACCGACGCGCTGGAGACCTCGGCCCGCGCCGTGCTGACGCTGCTGGACGACCCCCGGGTGACCGATCCGGACGGCGAGTGGGCCGCCCTGGTCGTCGCCTGGACGGACGGCCGGATCCGCAAGGTGGTCCGCCGGGCCCGGGGCGGCGAGTGGCGCAAGGCCGGCGAGCTGCCGGGCATCACCGTGACCGGCGCCGAGGCCGAGGTCCGGGTCTTCCCGCCCGTCCCGCTGGACGGCTGGCCCAAGGAGCTGGCCAAGCTCCAGGTCTCCGGCACCGACCTGGAGGAGACCACGCCGCCGGCCGCCCCCGAGCCCGGCCTGCCCGTGCTCTGGCTCAACCCGGAGCTGGAGATGAGCGCCGGCAAGACCATGGCCCAGACCGGCCACGCCGCCCAGCTCGCCTGGTGGCGCCTGGACGAGGCACAGCGCAAGGAATGGGCCGGGAACGGCTTCGCCCTCGCCGTCCGGACTGCCACGCCGCAGGCGTGGGCCGAGCTGACGGCCAGTGGCCTGCCCCTGGTGCAGGACGCGGGGTTCACCGAGATCGCTCCCGGCAGCTCCACCGTGGTGGCCGACCACCCGGCGCTGCGCGAGGGGTAG
- a CDS encoding YbjQ family protein: MSNLDEFGGGQGQNAQVMVVTTNDVPGFRVDHVIGEVFGLTVRSRHVGSQIGASLKSLVGGELKGLTKTLVQSRNEAMERLVAQAQARGGNAVLMMRFDVSEAADVGTEVCAYGTAAVISPLT, translated from the coding sequence ATGAGCAACCTTGACGAGTTCGGCGGCGGGCAGGGACAGAACGCCCAGGTGATGGTGGTGACCACGAACGATGTGCCGGGTTTCCGGGTCGACCATGTGATCGGCGAGGTCTTCGGGCTGACGGTCCGCAGCCGGCACGTCGGCAGCCAGATCGGCGCCTCGCTGAAGTCCCTGGTGGGCGGTGAGCTGAAGGGGCTGACCAAGACCCTGGTGCAGAGCCGCAACGAGGCGATGGAGCGGCTGGTCGCGCAGGCCCAGGCGCGCGGCGGCAACGCGGTGCTGATGATGCGCTTCGACGTCTCGGAGGCCGCCGACGTGGGCACCGAGGTCTGCGCGTACGGCACGGCGGCGGTGATCTCGCCGCTGACCTGA
- the paaA gene encoding 1,2-phenylacetyl-CoA epoxidase subunit PaaA, with protein MGAVVTAEVAEQVRTERFEAVIAAEQRIEPRDWMPDAYRATLVRQIAQHAHSEIIGMQPEGNWLTRAPSLRRKAILLAKAQDEAGHGLYLYAAAETLGVDRAELTEKLVSGRQKYSSIFNYPTLTFADVGVIGWLVDGAAICNQVPLCRCSYGPYARAMVRICKEESFHQRQGYELLMTMMRGTEGQRRMVQDAVDRWWWPSLMMFGPPDGDSPNTARSMAWRIKRHSNDELRQRFVDMSVPQAEHLGVTLPDPALSWNEERGSWDFGEPDWSELKRVIQGDGPCNAQRVDRRRQAHEDGAWVREAALAYAAKRRAEAAREPGPADGGTVPAGPELPLAARGGEEHGEAAKSTEEQR; from the coding sequence ATGGGAGCCGTGGTGACAGCAGAAGTGGCGGAGCAGGTGCGGACGGAGCGGTTCGAGGCGGTGATCGCCGCCGAGCAGCGGATCGAGCCCCGCGACTGGATGCCCGACGCCTACCGCGCGACCCTGGTCCGCCAGATCGCCCAGCACGCGCACTCCGAGATCATCGGCATGCAGCCGGAGGGCAACTGGCTCACCCGGGCGCCCTCGCTGCGCCGCAAGGCCATCCTGCTGGCCAAGGCCCAGGACGAGGCGGGCCACGGGCTCTACCTCTACGCCGCCGCCGAGACGCTGGGCGTGGACCGGGCCGAGCTGACCGAGAAGCTGGTCTCCGGCCGGCAGAAGTACTCCTCGATCTTCAACTACCCCACGCTGACCTTCGCCGACGTGGGCGTGATCGGCTGGCTGGTGGACGGGGCCGCGATCTGCAACCAGGTGCCGCTCTGCCGGTGCTCGTACGGGCCGTACGCCCGCGCGATGGTGCGGATCTGCAAGGAGGAGTCCTTCCACCAGCGGCAGGGTTACGAGCTGCTGATGACGATGATGCGCGGCACCGAGGGCCAGCGCCGGATGGTGCAGGACGCGGTGGACCGCTGGTGGTGGCCGTCCCTGATGATGTTCGGCCCGCCGGACGGGGACTCGCCGAACACCGCCCGCTCGATGGCCTGGCGGATCAAGCGGCACAGCAACGACGAACTGCGGCAGCGCTTTGTCGACATGTCCGTACCGCAGGCCGAGCACCTCGGTGTCACCCTCCCCGACCCGGCGCTGAGCTGGAACGAGGAGCGCGGCAGCTGGGACTTCGGCGAGCCCGACTGGTCCGAACTGAAGCGGGTGATCCAGGGCGACGGGCCCTGCAACGCCCAGCGGGTGGACCGCCGGCGTCAGGCCCACGAGGACGGCGCCTGGGTCCGCGAGGCGGCCCTCGCCTACGCGGCGAAGCGCCGGGCCGAGGCCGCCCGGGAGCCGGGGCCGGCCGACGGCGGGACTGTACCGGCCGGCCCGGAGCTGCCTCTGGCGGCCCGGGGCGGCGAAGAGCACGGAGAAGCGGCGAAGAGCACGGAGGAGCAGCGATGA